The nucleotide window AGCGAACGTAAACGGTCTCGTCGTAGACCTGCCGCAGCCGGACCGTGCCTTCGTAGTTTTGGCTTCGGGCGTACTGGTCGAGAATGCCGCCTTCGGCATTCATCTCGGCAATGGTCGCCTGCATGCTGTCCATCACCGACAGCACGTTGCTGCCGAGCTCGCGCTGGAAGTTCATCGCCAGCACTGGCACGCCGCGACTGCGAATGAAGCTGTCCGCCTCTCGAAAAGCCTCGCGGACTTCGGCGACGTCGCTCACGTAGACCGGGCCGGACTCGTCCTGACGGATGATCGCGCTGGATGCTTCCTCGACCGAATCCCAGCGGGCCGGCACGCGGACGGTCACGTCGTAGTTGCCACGACGGACGGCCCCGCCGGAGAAGTCGGCGTTGCTTTGCTCCAGACCCGCGACGAACTGCGACATCGTGATGCCGCGTCGGGCCAGCGCGTCGGGATCGACCAGGATCTGCAGCTCGCGCTCTCGCCCGCCGAGCACGTTGACCTGGCTCATCCCGTCGAGCCGCTCAAGCCGAGGCGAGATGTTGTTCGTGACGAAGTCGAACAGCTGCTGCACGTCAGCCGTCGGGATTGGCGTGCCGTCGAGCTCTTCGCGCTCGACGACGACCCAAGCGATGTAGTCGTTGCTGTCGGGGTCTTCGGCCTCGACGACGGGCTGAAGGACGTTGTCCGGATAGCTCGGGACGCGACTGATGAGCTGGTCGACCTCGTACGTCGCCGCCTCCACGTCGACGCCGATGCCGAGCTCGATGCGGATCTGTCCCTGACCGCGACTGGCCGTACTGGTGAGGCGTTCCAATCCGCCCAGCTCGCGAAGGACATCCTCCTGCTCGACGAGGATGTCGTTCTCGACATCCTCCGGCAGGGCGTTCGGATACGCCGTCGTGACGCTGATGACGCCGCGCTCGATCTCCGGCGTCATCTCGATCGGCACCGTCGCGAACGCGAGGTACCCAGCCAGCAGCGTCAGCACAATGCCGACGGCCACGGTGATCGGCTGCTTGATGGCGAGCTTGATCGGATCCATGCGGTGCCTCGCGTTACGGCTACTCGGCGGTCGGTTCGTCGGCGGGCGTTTCCTGGATCGCCAGCGGAGCACCGGGGAAGAAGATCCGCTCGGCACCCATCGTCACGACGAGCATGCCCGGCTGAAGCGGACCTTGCGGCGGCGTGGCGAGGATCGCGTCGTCGCCACGCTTGAACGCAATCTCCACCGCGTTCGGAATGCCGACCGGCGGTGTGCCTTCGCCGTCTTGGAGCGCGAGGTAGACGAACGCGCCATTCTGATTCCGACGAATCGCATCGGTCGGGACGATCAGCCGATCTTGGGTGCCACCCGAAGGCAGCTGGGCGCTGACGCTCATTCCCGGCGCGAGCGCGACACCTTCGGGTGCAGAGACGTCGATGACGACGACGTAGCGCCGTGACCGCGGATCAATGTCGCCGACGATCCGGACGTCCTCGACGACGAGTTCTGCTCCACTCGCATCAAGCCGCACGACGCAGCCGTCGGCAGTGATGTTGCCCGGGTCGAGTGCCTCGGGTGCGTCGAGGACCGCCTCGAACGTGCCGCCGCTGACGAGCGTGGCAACGGCGTCGCCGGCGTTAAGATACTCGCCAAGCTCAGCCGAACGGCTCATGATCTGCCCGTCGAACGGCGCGACGACCGCAAGGTCGTCGAGGCGAACCTGAAATCCGTCGAGCCGCTTCTGCACGGCGTCGAGTTGCTTCTTGGATGCCGTCACACGCGACTCCGCCACCGCGACGTCCGTGCGGGCGGTGCGAAGGTCGAGTTCGCTCACGGCACCTTGAGCGCGCTGGGCGGCACGCTCGCGGCTGACGAGGTCGGCCTGCGCTTTGGCCAGCTCCGCCTCGCGCTCGGCGACGGATGACTCCGCAGCAGCGACGTCGGCCTCGGCGGCGGCAATTTCTTCGTTGAGGCGACGATCGTCGATCCGCACCAGCACGTCGCCCTGGCTGACCTGTTGCGCTTCGTCGAACTCGACAGCGACGACGCGGCCGGGCTCGATGTTGGCGACGTCGCTCCGCTGCTTGGCTCGGATGCTGCCGGTGACGCGGCGCGTCTCGCCGACCGACTCCATTCGGATTGCAGCGACACGCACATTCGTCGGCGGAGGGCCACCTTGCGGGCCGCCTTGCTGGGCTTGCTGATCGTCGCCTCCGCCGCAGCCGGCAAGGAGCAACATCGTCAGCGTCGCGACGGACGCGGCGACGGTAGGGCGTAGCAGCAGCGGCACAGAGGAGGCTAGCGGCCCGTTGCTAGTGTCGACCAACAAACTTCGATGAGCACCGAAACAGGCGGCGTGGCAGAACGCCGCACCGCTTACCGGACCGCTCGAACCGACGCCCATGTCAACTTGGGGAATTGGCGATGGCTCGGGCAAATACGACGTTCCCTTCGCCGCTCGGCCTTCCCGCCGATCAGCCACGCCAGGGCACGACCCAACGGAACTCACCACCGTCCCCGGGTCAGCACTCCGTCGCCATCCGCGACGCCACGCACGAAGGAACGCCCATGCCGTCGCACCCGAGCCGCAATCGTCTTCTCGCCGCCGCCGTCGCGCTTGTCGCGCTCGGCACTGCCGACACGGCTGTCGCGCAGTCGCCCATCGCACCGCCCGCGCCTGCTGCACAGCAGTCGGACGACCCGTTCGCCGAGAACGCCCCCGATGCCGTCGTCCCCGCTGAAGATGCCGAGCAAAACGCCGCCGTCAGCTATGACGCCGCAGCCGACACGCTCGACATTCGCGTCAGCAACGCCGACCTCGTCGACGTCCTCCGCATGCTCGCCGAGCAGAGCGAGCGCAACCTGATTGCCAGCAAGAACGTCGCCGGCGTCGTCAGTGCCAACCTGTACGACGTCACGCTCGCCGAAGCGCTCGACGCGATGCTCAAGACCAACGGCCTTGCCGCCCGCGAGGAAGGCAACTTCGTCTACGTCTACACGCAGGAAGAGCTGGCCGAACTCGAAGAGGCCAACCGCCGCGTCGAAACCAAGGCGTTCCGGCTCTTCCACACGCCGCCCGGCATGGCCGCGCGGATGGTCGCGCCGGCTCTGTCCGACGTCGCCGTCATCAGCGTGAGCGACGAAGCCGAGTCGGGCGTCGCCTCCAACGCTTCCGACGCCGGTGGTTATAACTACTCGGCGGGGGATGTTTTAGTCATCAGTGACTTCGCAGAGAACCTGGCCGAAGTCGAACGGCTTCTGGATGAAGTCGACAAACGACCGCAGCAGGTGCTCGTCGAGGCGACCATCCTGTCGGCGACGCTGACCGAGGACAACCAGCTCGGCGTTGACTTCAACCTGGTCGGCGGCGTCGACTTCAACGCCGTCAACTTCCTTCCCGGCGGCCAAATCTTCAGCGGTGCCACCGACGCCATCGCAGACCTGGGCAGCGACGATGTCGTCGCGGGCGGCACCGGCAACAACTTCTCCGGCCCGACCAACGGCGGCCTGAAGGTCGGCTTCGTCTCGGGCGACGTCAGCCTCTTCCTCTCCGCACTCGAAGGCGTCACCGACTCCACGGTTCTCGCCAACCCGAAGGTCCTTGCCGTCAACAAGCAGAAGGGCGAAGTCCTCGTCGGCCGG belongs to Planctomycetota bacterium and includes:
- a CDS encoding efflux RND transporter permease subunit — its product is MDPIKLAIKQPITVAVGIVLTLLAGYLAFATVPIEMTPEIERGVISVTTAYPNALPEDVENDILVEQEDVLRELGGLERLTSTASRGQGQIRIELGIGVDVEAATYEVDQLISRVPSYPDNVLQPVVEAEDPDSNDYIAWVVVEREELDGTPIPTADVQQLFDFVTNNISPRLERLDGMSQVNVLGGRERELQILVDPDALARRGITMSQFVAGLEQSNADFSGGAVRRGNYDVTVRVPARWDSVEEASSAIIRQDESGPVYVSDVAEVREAFREADSFIRSRGVPVLAMNFQRELGSNVLSVMDSMQATIAEMNAEGGILDQYARSQNYEGTVRLRQVYDETVYVR
- a CDS encoding secretin and TonB N-terminal domain-containing protein: MPSHPSRNRLLAAAVALVALGTADTAVAQSPIAPPAPAAQQSDDPFAENAPDAVVPAEDAEQNAAVSYDAAADTLDIRVSNADLVDVLRMLAEQSERNLIASKNVAGVVSANLYDVTLAEALDAMLKTNGLAAREEGNFVYVYTQEELAELEEANRRVETKAFRLFHTPPGMAARMVAPALSDVAVISVSDEAESGVASNASDAGGYNYSAGDVLVISDFAENLAEVERLLDEVDKRPQQVLVEATILSATLTEDNQLGVDFNLVGGVDFNAVNFLPGGQIFSGATDAIADLGSDDVVAGGTGNNFSGPTNGGLKVGFVSGDVSLFLSALEGVTDSTVLANPKVLAVNKQKGEVLVGRQDGYLTTTLTETSATQDVQFLETGTKLVFRPYISRDGYVRLEIAPEDSSGGVDERGLPSKVTTQVTSNVMVKDGKTIVIGGLFRESSIVAKAHVPVLGNIPIVGRFFGRQSDATVREEIIILLTPHVIKDDDKYAELGEAEKLRAERLRVGTRRGMMAWGRERQAQAYYRRAVEALAQDNPNPKSARFHLNAALQLNPSFLEALELREELVGRAFVAADGSSVRSFVERSIRDDAVEAGVDMPEAEADAPATQLAPTTQPN
- a CDS encoding efflux RND transporter periplasmic adaptor subunit, encoding MPLLLRPTVAASVATLTMLLLAGCGGGDDQQAQQGGPQGGPPPTNVRVAAIRMESVGETRRVTGSIRAKQRSDVANIEPGRVVAVEFDEAQQVSQGDVLVRIDDRRLNEEIAAAEADVAAAESSVAEREAELAKAQADLVSRERAAQRAQGAVSELDLRTARTDVAVAESRVTASKKQLDAVQKRLDGFQVRLDDLAVVAPFDGQIMSRSAELGEYLNAGDAVATLVSGGTFEAVLDAPEALDPGNITADGCVVRLDASGAELVVEDVRIVGDIDPRSRRYVVVIDVSAPEGVALAPGMSVSAQLPSGGTQDRLIVPTDAIRRNQNGAFVYLALQDGEGTPPVGIPNAVEIAFKRGDDAILATPPQGPLQPGMLVVTMGAERIFFPGAPLAIQETPADEPTAE